The Nostoc sp. NIES-3756 DNA window ACCCAGACTCTACTACCAAAAACTTTATTGAAGTAGTGAAAGCTTTTACTTTATTCCCACAGGATAGAGAGATTTTATCAAGTAGTTTCTTGGGTGTCAGTTGGACTCTGAGCCATGAAATCTTATTTTATGTAATTTTCGCTTTATTGATTGGTTTATCATCTAGAATCGCTTACACACTTATTTCTATCTGGTTTGTAGGTGTCCTAGTTAATTTTGTAGGGTTTATTCAATTTCCAAAAGAAAGCATAGTCCTGAATTTTATTTTCAGTCCTTATAACATTGAGTTTGCTATGGGTTGTTTAGCAGCCTACTTCTTCTTCAAATATAAAATTAAGTGGGGGATGTTACTACTATCAATTGGTGCTTTTCTGTATACCTTGTCAGCGATCAATTACTACTACAAGATAATTAACTTTTCCCAGGTGATTACTTTTGGTATTCCTTCCGTACTGCTGCTATTAGGTTTTGCATATTTAGAAGTTACTAAGAATATTCAAGTCCCTAAATTACTCGTTTATCTGGGTGATGCTTCCTATTCAATTTATCTGGCACATGGATTTGCTATTAATAATTTGAGTAAAATTGTGCAGAGAATATACCCAAAGATTACCGAAAATATTTTTCTATTGAGTATTACAGGTATAGTCATCGCTTTATTATCTATTATGTTTGGCTGTTTAGTTTTCTCTTTAATTGAAAAACCTCTGATTTTCAGCTTTAAGCCAAAGAAAGTAGTCAATGCTTAAATAGTCAATTAAGGTTATTGAGAATTAAACATGACACAGCAAGTAATTTACTCTACAAACAACTATTCACCATCACCAATACAACAGCGTTATCGAGTTGTGTTGGTACATCCCAGTGCGGGAGTAAATTGGAGCGGTGGTTCAGAAATTTTTGCCATAGAATTAGCCAGATATCTCAATTCCTACTTTGATGTAGAATTGTTGAGTGGTGGTGACTGTGGTTCTTTTTCTTCTCCATCGGGTGGTATCTCACGGACACAAGCTTTTAACATTGTCCGCCATCCCCTGATTTCCAAACTAGCTAATAAGTTTGTTAGTCACCCAGAAATAGTCATTGAACACCTCACGAATTTTTTACCCTGTGCGATTCATCTATTAACTAA harbors:
- a CDS encoding acyltransferase family protein is translated as MNNKGSSKQKLYTLQLLRGLAAVLVVLAHCDLIFSQNYGTGFFFRYFTFGGSGVDFFFVLSGFIMIYVHKNDIGKSQKLLPFFFKRFTRIYPIYWVFLTLKMAASFLFSYDPDSTTKNFIEVVKAFTLFPQDREILSSSFLGVSWTLSHEILFYVIFALLIGLSSRIAYTLISIWFVGVLVNFVGFIQFPKESIVLNFIFSPYNIEFAMGCLAAYFFFKYKIKWGMLLLSIGAFLYTLSAINYYYKIINFSQVITFGIPSVLLLLGFAYLEVTKNIQVPKLLVYLGDASYSIYLAHGFAINNLSKIVQRIYPKITENIFLLSITGIVIALLSIMFGCLVFSLIEKPLIFSFKPKKVVNA